One segment of Pelecanus crispus isolate bPelCri1 chromosome 2, bPelCri1.pri, whole genome shotgun sequence DNA contains the following:
- the PTP4A3 gene encoding protein tyrosine phosphatase type IVA 3 isoform X2, producing MARMNRPAPVEDLKKYGATTVVRVCEVTYDKTPLEKDGITVMDWPFDDGAPPPSKIVEDWLNLLKTKFCEDPGCCVAVHCVAGLGRAPVLVALALIESGMKYEDAIQFIRQKRRGAINSKQLTYLEKYRPKQRLRFKDPHNHKNKCCIM from the exons ATGGCCCGGATGAACCGCCCTGCGCCGGTGGAG GACCTGAAGAAGTATGGTGCCACCACAGTGGTGCGAGTGTGTGAAGTGACCTACGACAAGACCCCTCTGGAGAAGGATGGCATCACCGTCATG GATTGGCCGTTCGATgatggagcacctcctcccagcAAGATAGTGGAAGATTGGCTTAACTTGTTGAAGACCAAGTTCTGCGAAGACCCCGGCTGCTGCGTGGCCGTGCACTGTGTGGCCGGCTTGGGGCG CGCTCCTGTCCTCGTCGCGCTGGCCTTGATCGAGAGCGGGATGAAGTACGAAGATGCCATCCAGTTCATCCGACA GAAGCGCAGAGGAGCCATCAACAGCAAGCAGCTGACGTACTTGGAAAAATACCGACCAAAGCAGAGACTCCGATTTAAGGACCCTCATAACcacaagaacaaatgctgcATCATGTAA
- the PTP4A3 gene encoding protein tyrosine phosphatase type IVA 3 isoform X1, giving the protein MARMNRPAPVEVCYKNMRFLITHNPTNATLSTFLEDLKKYGATTVVRVCEVTYDKTPLEKDGITVMDWPFDDGAPPPSKIVEDWLNLLKTKFCEDPGCCVAVHCVAGLGRAPVLVALALIESGMKYEDAIQFIRQKRRGAINSKQLTYLEKYRPKQRLRFKDPHNHKNKCCIM; this is encoded by the exons ATGGCCCGGATGAACCGCCCTGCGCCGGTGGAGGTCTGCTACAAAAACATGAGGTTCCTGATCACCCACAACCCCACCAACGCCACGCTCAGCACCTTCTTGGAG GACCTGAAGAAGTATGGTGCCACCACAGTGGTGCGAGTGTGTGAAGTGACCTACGACAAGACCCCTCTGGAGAAGGATGGCATCACCGTCATG GATTGGCCGTTCGATgatggagcacctcctcccagcAAGATAGTGGAAGATTGGCTTAACTTGTTGAAGACCAAGTTCTGCGAAGACCCCGGCTGCTGCGTGGCCGTGCACTGTGTGGCCGGCTTGGGGCG CGCTCCTGTCCTCGTCGCGCTGGCCTTGATCGAGAGCGGGATGAAGTACGAAGATGCCATCCAGTTCATCCGACA GAAGCGCAGAGGAGCCATCAACAGCAAGCAGCTGACGTACTTGGAAAAATACCGACCAAAGCAGAGACTCCGATTTAAGGACCCTCATAACcacaagaacaaatgctgcATCATGTAA
- the PTP4A3 gene encoding protein tyrosine phosphatase type IVA 3 isoform X4 yields the protein MNRPAPVEVCYKNMRFLITHNPTNATLSTFLEDWPFDDGAPPPSKIVEDWLNLLKTKFCEDPGCCVAVHCVAGLGRAPVLVALALIESGMKYEDAIQFIRQKRRGAINSKQLTYLEKYRPKQRLRFKDPHNHKNKCCIM from the exons ATGAACCGCCCTGCGCCGGTGGAGGTCTGCTACAAAAACATGAGGTTCCTGATCACCCACAACCCCACCAACGCCACGCTCAGCACCTTCTTGGAG GATTGGCCGTTCGATgatggagcacctcctcccagcAAGATAGTGGAAGATTGGCTTAACTTGTTGAAGACCAAGTTCTGCGAAGACCCCGGCTGCTGCGTGGCCGTGCACTGTGTGGCCGGCTTGGGGCG CGCTCCTGTCCTCGTCGCGCTGGCCTTGATCGAGAGCGGGATGAAGTACGAAGATGCCATCCAGTTCATCCGACA GAAGCGCAGAGGAGCCATCAACAGCAAGCAGCTGACGTACTTGGAAAAATACCGACCAAAGCAGAGACTCCGATTTAAGGACCCTCATAACcacaagaacaaatgctgcATCATGTAA
- the PTP4A3 gene encoding protein tyrosine phosphatase type IVA 3 isoform X3, translated as MARMNRPAPVEVCYKNMRFLITHNPTNATLSTFLEDLKKYGATTVVRVCEVTYDKTPLEKDGITVMDWPFDDGAPPPSKIVEDWLNLLKTKFCEDPGCCVAVHCVAGLGRKRRGAINSKQLTYLEKYRPKQRLRFKDPHNHKNKCCIM; from the exons ATGGCCCGGATGAACCGCCCTGCGCCGGTGGAGGTCTGCTACAAAAACATGAGGTTCCTGATCACCCACAACCCCACCAACGCCACGCTCAGCACCTTCTTGGAG GACCTGAAGAAGTATGGTGCCACCACAGTGGTGCGAGTGTGTGAAGTGACCTACGACAAGACCCCTCTGGAGAAGGATGGCATCACCGTCATG GATTGGCCGTTCGATgatggagcacctcctcccagcAAGATAGTGGAAGATTGGCTTAACTTGTTGAAGACCAAGTTCTGCGAAGACCCCGGCTGCTGCGTGGCCGTGCACTGTGTGGCCGGCTTGGGGCG GAAGCGCAGAGGAGCCATCAACAGCAAGCAGCTGACGTACTTGGAAAAATACCGACCAAAGCAGAGACTCCGATTTAAGGACCCTCATAACcacaagaacaaatgctgcATCATGTAA
- the PTP4A3 gene encoding protein tyrosine phosphatase type IVA 3 isoform X5 yields the protein MARMNRPAPVEDLKKYGATTVVRVCEVTYDKTPLEKDGITVMDWPFDDGAPPPSKIVEDWLNLLKTKFCEDPGCCVAVHCVAGLGRKRRGAINSKQLTYLEKYRPKQRLRFKDPHNHKNKCCIM from the exons ATGGCCCGGATGAACCGCCCTGCGCCGGTGGAG GACCTGAAGAAGTATGGTGCCACCACAGTGGTGCGAGTGTGTGAAGTGACCTACGACAAGACCCCTCTGGAGAAGGATGGCATCACCGTCATG GATTGGCCGTTCGATgatggagcacctcctcccagcAAGATAGTGGAAGATTGGCTTAACTTGTTGAAGACCAAGTTCTGCGAAGACCCCGGCTGCTGCGTGGCCGTGCACTGTGTGGCCGGCTTGGGGCG GAAGCGCAGAGGAGCCATCAACAGCAAGCAGCTGACGTACTTGGAAAAATACCGACCAAAGCAGAGACTCCGATTTAAGGACCCTCATAACcacaagaacaaatgctgcATCATGTAA